A stretch of Streptomyces vietnamensis DNA encodes these proteins:
- a CDS encoding lipoprotein yields the protein MSVARRTTTARRKALTVGALTLALTTGLAGCSGSDGTVTKGAPGGAGVGAGAGTGAGAGAGAGAKKGPAAAPPSAPRLIGDGSTAFTGAQPHQPVWQRLKPGETPPQFVVFSWDGAGEDSQKLFSHFRAVGKKYDAKMTYFLSGVYLLPEEKKELYDPPQHSAGRSDIGFNDVDGIRATVRELRGAWQEGNEIGTHFNGHFCGADGGVGNWSVEEWKSEINQAKSFVKHWKTNAGLRTEQPLPFDYDKELVGARTPCLEGRKNFVKAAAQMGFRYDTSGVNDQIWPKKDLGLWDLSMQLVPVPGRAFQTLSMDYNFLVNQSPGTTQGDPSRRQYWGDQMRDGLVQAFERSYRGNRAPLIIGNHFESWNGGTYMRAVEETIATVCVQKDVKCVSFRQLADWLDAQDPDVIAKMRTLKVGEAPAAGWQAFLAPQPAAPAGAPATKPAARH from the coding sequence ATGTCAGTCGCCCGCAGAACGACCACGGCCCGGAGGAAGGCGCTCACCGTCGGCGCCCTGACCCTCGCCCTCACCACCGGCCTCGCCGGCTGCTCGGGCTCCGACGGCACCGTCACCAAGGGCGCACCGGGCGGCGCGGGCGTCGGCGCGGGCGCTGGCACTGGCGCGGGTGCTGGCGCTGGCGCTGGTGCCAAGAAGGGTCCGGCCGCGGCCCCGCCGAGCGCGCCCCGGCTGATCGGCGACGGTTCGACCGCCTTCACCGGCGCCCAGCCCCACCAGCCGGTCTGGCAGCGCCTCAAGCCGGGCGAGACACCGCCGCAGTTCGTGGTCTTCTCGTGGGACGGCGCGGGCGAGGACAGCCAGAAGCTGTTCTCCCACTTCCGCGCGGTGGGCAAGAAGTACGACGCCAAGATGACGTACTTCCTCAGCGGCGTGTACCTGCTGCCGGAGGAGAAGAAGGAGCTCTACGACCCGCCGCAGCACAGCGCCGGCCGCTCCGACATCGGCTTCAACGACGTCGACGGCATCCGCGCCACCGTCCGCGAACTGCGCGGTGCGTGGCAGGAGGGCAACGAGATCGGCACCCACTTCAACGGCCACTTCTGCGGTGCCGACGGCGGCGTCGGGAACTGGTCCGTCGAGGAGTGGAAGAGCGAGATCAACCAGGCCAAGTCCTTCGTCAAGCACTGGAAGACGAACGCCGGCCTGCGCACCGAGCAGCCGCTGCCCTTCGACTACGACAAGGAGCTCGTCGGCGCCCGCACCCCCTGTCTCGAAGGCCGGAAGAACTTCGTCAAGGCGGCGGCGCAGATGGGCTTCCGCTACGACACCAGCGGCGTCAACGACCAGATCTGGCCCAAGAAGGACCTGGGCCTGTGGGACCTGTCGATGCAGCTCGTGCCCGTCCCGGGCCGCGCCTTCCAGACGCTCTCCATGGACTACAACTTCCTGGTGAACCAGTCCCCCGGCACGACCCAGGGCGACCCCTCACGGCGGCAGTACTGGGGCGACCAGATGCGCGACGGCCTGGTGCAGGCCTTCGAGCGCTCCTACCGGGGCAACCGCGCGCCGCTGATCATCGGCAACCACTTCGAGTCCTGGAACGGCGGCACCTACATGCGCGCCGTCGAGGAGACCATCGCCACCGTCTGCGTGCAGAAGGACGTCAAGTGCGTCTCCTTCCGCCAGCTCGCCGACTGGCTCGACGCCCAGGACCCCGACGTCATCGCCAAGATGCGCACCCTGAAGGTCGGCGAGGCCCCGGCGGCCGGCTGGCAGGCCTTCCTCGCCCCGCAGCCGGCGGCCCCGGCGGGCGCCCCGGCCACTAAGCCGGCTGCACGGCACTGA
- the acs gene encoding acetate--CoA ligase produces MSNESLANLLKEERRFAPPTELAADANVTAEAYEQAKADRLGFWAEQARRLSWATEPTETLDWSNPPFAKWFADGELNVAYNCVDRHVEAGHGDRVAIHFEGEPGDSRAITYAELKDEVSRAANALTELGVRKGDRVAVYLPMIPEAAITMLACARVGAAHSVVFGGFSADAVASRIQDADAKVIVTADGGYRRGKPSALKPAIDEAVAKCPQVEHVLVVRRTGQDTAFTEGRDVWWDDIVARQSAEHTPEAFPAEHPLFILYTSGTTGKPKGILHTSGGYLTQAAYTHHAVFDLKPESDVYWCTADIGWVTGHSYIVYGPLANGATQVMYEGTPDTPHQGRFWEIVQKYGVTILYTAPTAIRTFMKWGDDIPAKFDLSSLRVLGSVGEPINPEAWVWYREHIGANKTPIVDTWWQTETGAMMISPLPGVTETKPGSAQRPLPGISATVVDDEANEVPNGGGGYLVLTEPWPSMLRTIWGDDQRYIDTYWSRFEGKYFAGDGAKKDEDGDIWLLGRVDDVMLVSGHNISTTEVESALVSHPSVAEAAVVGAADETTGQAIVAFVILRGTASQDDNLVADLRNHVGATLGPIAKPKRILPVAELPKTRSGKIMRRLLRDVAENRELGDVTTLTDSSVMSLIQNQLPATSSED; encoded by the coding sequence GTGAGCAACGAATCCTTGGCCAACCTGCTCAAGGAAGAGCGGCGGTTCGCGCCGCCCACCGAGCTGGCCGCGGACGCCAATGTGACGGCGGAGGCGTACGAGCAGGCCAAGGCGGACAGGCTGGGCTTCTGGGCCGAGCAGGCCAGGCGCCTCAGCTGGGCCACCGAGCCGACCGAGACCCTGGACTGGTCGAACCCGCCGTTCGCCAAGTGGTTCGCCGACGGCGAGCTGAACGTGGCGTACAACTGCGTCGACCGGCACGTCGAGGCCGGCCACGGCGACCGGGTCGCCATCCACTTCGAGGGCGAGCCCGGCGACAGCCGCGCGATCACCTACGCCGAGCTCAAGGACGAGGTCTCCCGGGCCGCCAACGCCCTGACCGAGCTGGGCGTCCGCAAGGGCGACCGGGTCGCCGTCTACCTGCCGATGATCCCCGAGGCGGCCATCACGATGCTGGCCTGCGCCCGTGTCGGCGCCGCCCACTCGGTGGTCTTCGGCGGCTTCTCGGCCGATGCCGTCGCCTCCCGAATCCAGGACGCCGACGCCAAGGTGATCGTCACCGCCGACGGCGGCTACCGCCGCGGCAAGCCGAGCGCCCTCAAGCCGGCGATCGACGAGGCCGTCGCCAAGTGCCCGCAGGTCGAGCACGTCCTCGTGGTCCGCCGTACGGGCCAGGACACCGCCTTCACCGAGGGCCGGGACGTCTGGTGGGACGACATCGTCGCCCGCCAGTCCGCCGAGCACACCCCGGAGGCGTTCCCGGCGGAGCACCCGCTCTTCATCCTCTACACCTCCGGCACCACCGGGAAGCCGAAGGGCATCCTGCACACCTCCGGCGGCTACCTCACCCAGGCCGCGTACACCCACCACGCCGTCTTCGACCTCAAGCCGGAGAGCGACGTCTACTGGTGCACCGCCGACATCGGCTGGGTCACCGGGCACTCGTACATCGTCTACGGCCCGCTGGCCAACGGCGCGACGCAGGTCATGTACGAGGGCACCCCGGACACCCCGCACCAGGGCCGGTTCTGGGAGATCGTGCAGAAGTACGGCGTCACGATCCTCTACACGGCGCCCACCGCGATCCGCACGTTCATGAAGTGGGGAGACGACATCCCCGCGAAGTTCGACCTGTCCAGCCTCCGTGTGCTGGGCTCGGTCGGCGAGCCGATCAACCCCGAGGCCTGGGTCTGGTACCGCGAGCACATCGGCGCGAACAAGACCCCGATCGTGGACACCTGGTGGCAGACCGAGACCGGCGCCATGATGATCTCGCCGCTGCCGGGCGTCACCGAGACCAAGCCGGGCTCCGCCCAGCGCCCGCTGCCGGGCATCTCCGCCACCGTCGTGGACGACGAGGCGAACGAGGTCCCGAACGGCGGCGGCGGTTACCTGGTCCTCACCGAGCCGTGGCCGTCGATGCTCCGCACCATCTGGGGCGACGACCAGCGCTACATCGACACGTACTGGTCCCGTTTCGAGGGCAAGTACTTCGCCGGCGACGGCGCCAAGAAGGACGAGGACGGCGACATCTGGCTGCTCGGCCGGGTCGACGACGTCATGCTCGTCTCGGGTCACAACATCTCGACGACCGAGGTCGAGTCGGCCCTCGTCTCGCACCCGTCCGTCGCCGAGGCGGCCGTCGTCGGCGCCGCCGACGAGACGACCGGTCAGGCGATCGTCGCCTTCGTCATCCTGCGCGGCACGGCCAGCCAGGACGACAACCTGGTCGCCGACCTGCGCAACCACGTCGGCGCGACGCTCGGCCCGATCGCCAAGCCGAAGCGGATCCTGCCGGTGGCGGAGCTGCCGAAGACCCGCTCGGGCAAGATCATGCGCCGTCTGCTGCGCGACGTCGCGGAGAACCGTGAGCTGGGTGACGTCACCACCCTGACCGACTCCTCGGTCATGTCGCTCATCCAGAACCAGCTGCCGGCCACGTCCAGCGAGGACTGA
- a CDS encoding SulP family inorganic anion transporter: MTLCTPARTTNRPRSQRPHSPPKGPRRFHIAGADLSASVAVFLIALPLSLGIALATGAPLQSGLVAAAVGGLVAGRFGGSPLQVSGPAAGLTVVTAELIQRYGWRTTCAITVLAGLTQLALSALRVARSALAVSPAIVHGMLAGIGVTIALAQLHIVLGGTPQSSAVDNALGLPAQLAHAQPAALAISALTVAVLLVWPRLPGRAGRLVRKVPAALVAVAGATAVAAFAGLAVPRVDLPSWSSHALPGLPEGPVLGIAAGVLTITLVTSVQSLLSAVAVDKLVAARAAAGAGHGRSVPRSGLDRELAGQGAANVVSGALGGLPVAGVAVRSVANVAAGATSRASTMLHGLWIVLAALLLVPVLDLIPLPALAALVMVVGIQMVSITHIRTVTRHREVVVYAVTLAGVALVGILEGVALGIAVAIAVALNRLARTRITREEREGRQLLRVRGQLTFLAVPRLSRALHQLPQGSDVVVELDGSFMDHAAYETLSDWTAGHLAHGGTVETTGPSGVRIAEPAPATASAAHPCCRPWTPWHNHQCGEKPTETTEATETAGSAGTSEPGRTTGLHLASGIGKFQRNTAPLVRDELARLAREGQRPSQLFLTCADSRLVTSMITSSGPGDLFTVRNVGNLVPLPGEESGDDSVAAAIEYAVEVLRVTSITVCGHSGCGAMQALLAGSPDDPPTPLRRWLRHGRPSLERMASRRHAWARISGRLPADAVEQLCLTNVVQQLEHLRAYESVARRLAEGTLTLHGVYFHVGEAQAYLLSGTDEVHGYDDVFTRVLPTDHLEAPAHLEAPDHLEAPAHLEAPGRLAAARAS, from the coding sequence ATGACCCTCTGCACCCCTGCCCGCACGACCAACCGGCCCCGAAGCCAGCGGCCCCACAGCCCGCCGAAGGGACCGCGTCGCTTCCACATCGCCGGCGCCGACCTCTCCGCGTCCGTCGCCGTCTTCCTGATCGCGCTGCCGCTCTCGCTCGGCATCGCACTCGCCACCGGAGCCCCGCTCCAGTCCGGCCTGGTGGCCGCCGCCGTCGGCGGCCTCGTCGCCGGCCGGTTCGGCGGCTCCCCGCTCCAGGTGAGCGGCCCCGCCGCCGGACTCACCGTCGTGACCGCCGAGCTCATCCAGCGGTACGGCTGGCGCACCACCTGCGCCATCACCGTCCTCGCCGGCCTCACCCAACTCGCCCTGTCCGCCCTGCGCGTGGCCAGATCGGCGCTCGCCGTCTCGCCCGCGATCGTGCACGGCATGCTGGCCGGCATCGGCGTCACCATCGCGCTCGCCCAGCTCCACATCGTCCTCGGCGGCACTCCGCAGAGCTCCGCCGTCGACAACGCCCTCGGCCTGCCCGCCCAGTTGGCGCACGCCCAGCCGGCCGCGCTCGCCATCAGCGCCCTCACCGTGGCCGTGCTGCTCGTCTGGCCCCGGCTGCCCGGCCGGGCGGGACGGCTCGTGCGGAAGGTCCCGGCCGCGCTCGTCGCGGTGGCCGGCGCGACGGCCGTGGCCGCCTTCGCCGGACTCGCCGTGCCCCGTGTGGACCTGCCGTCCTGGAGCAGTCACGCGCTGCCCGGCCTGCCCGAGGGCCCGGTCCTCGGCATCGCGGCGGGCGTGCTCACGATCACCCTCGTCACCAGCGTGCAGTCACTGCTCTCGGCCGTCGCGGTCGACAAGCTGGTCGCCGCCCGCGCCGCCGCAGGCGCGGGCCACGGCCGGAGCGTCCCCCGCTCCGGACTCGACCGCGAGCTCGCCGGACAGGGCGCGGCCAACGTGGTCTCCGGGGCGCTCGGCGGCCTCCCGGTCGCCGGGGTCGCGGTCCGCAGCGTCGCCAACGTCGCGGCGGGCGCGACGAGTCGCGCCTCGACCATGCTGCACGGCCTGTGGATCGTGCTCGCGGCCCTGCTGCTCGTGCCGGTGCTCGACCTGATCCCACTGCCCGCGCTCGCCGCGCTCGTCATGGTGGTCGGCATCCAGATGGTGAGCATCACCCACATCCGTACGGTCACACGACACCGCGAGGTCGTCGTGTACGCGGTGACGCTGGCCGGTGTCGCCCTCGTCGGCATCCTGGAGGGCGTCGCCCTCGGCATCGCCGTGGCCATCGCGGTCGCCCTGAACCGGCTGGCCCGCACCCGGATCACCCGGGAGGAGCGGGAGGGACGTCAACTCCTGCGCGTACGGGGCCAGCTGACCTTCCTCGCCGTGCCCCGGCTCAGCCGCGCCCTGCACCAACTGCCGCAGGGCTCCGACGTGGTGGTCGAGCTGGACGGGTCCTTCATGGACCACGCCGCGTACGAGACGCTGAGCGACTGGACCGCCGGGCACCTCGCCCACGGCGGGACGGTCGAGACGACCGGCCCCTCCGGCGTCCGGATCGCCGAGCCCGCCCCCGCCACCGCCTCCGCCGCGCACCCCTGCTGCCGTCCCTGGACGCCCTGGCACAACCACCAGTGCGGGGAGAAGCCCACCGAGACCACCGAGGCCACCGAGACCGCCGGGTCCGCCGGAACCTCCGAACCCGGACGGACGACGGGGCTGCACCTGGCGAGCGGCATCGGCAAGTTCCAGCGGAACACCGCCCCGCTCGTACGGGACGAGCTCGCGCGGCTCGCCCGGGAGGGGCAGCGTCCCTCGCAGCTCTTCCTGACCTGCGCCGACTCCCGTCTCGTCACCAGCATGATCACCTCCAGCGGCCCCGGTGACCTCTTCACCGTGCGCAACGTCGGCAATCTCGTCCCGCTCCCCGGCGAGGAGAGCGGGGACGACTCGGTGGCGGCGGCGATCGAGTACGCGGTGGAGGTGCTGCGGGTCACGTCGATCACCGTCTGCGGCCACTCCGGCTGCGGCGCGATGCAGGCCCTCCTTGCCGGCAGCCCGGACGACCCGCCGACCCCGCTCCGCCGCTGGCTGCGCCACGGCAGACCCAGCCTGGAGCGGATGGCGAGCCGACGCCACGCCTGGGCCCGGATCTCCGGGCGCCTTCCGGCCGACGCCGTCGAGCAGCTCTGCCTGACCAACGTGGTCCAGCAGCTGGAGCACCTGCGGGCGTACGAGTCGGTGGCGCGCCGGCTGGCCGAGGGCACGCTCACGCTGCACGGCGTGTACTTCCACGTGGGCGAGGCGCAGGCGTACCTCCTCTCCGGGACGGACGAGGTGCACGGCTACGACGACGTCTTCACCCGGGTGCTGCCGACGGACCACCTCGAAGCGCCCGCCCACCTCGAAGCGCCCGACCATCTCGAAGCTCCCGCCCACCTCGAAGCGCCCGGTCGCCTCGCAGCCGCTCGCGCGTCCTGA
- a CDS encoding phage holin family protein encodes MSDPFDGTERSLGQLVASATAEMSALVHDEIALAKAELRQDVKRGALGSIMGIGALVVLLFSLPMLSFALAYAINTWTGGHNGNGGWNLVWCFLLSFAFNVLLAGLLGLIAYAKFKKVKPPERSIASAKQTAAIMQNAKPHPRPEQRPALEKASVVGRSSV; translated from the coding sequence ATGAGCGACCCGTTCGACGGAACCGAGCGCAGCCTCGGCCAGCTGGTCGCCTCGGCGACCGCCGAGATGTCCGCGCTGGTGCACGACGAGATCGCCCTGGCCAAGGCCGAACTGCGGCAGGACGTCAAGCGCGGTGCGCTCGGCAGCATCATGGGCATCGGCGCCCTCGTGGTGTTGCTGTTCTCGCTGCCGATGCTGAGCTTCGCGCTCGCGTACGCCATCAACACCTGGACCGGCGGGCACAACGGCAACGGGGGCTGGAACCTCGTCTGGTGCTTCCTGCTGTCCTTCGCCTTCAACGTGCTGCTCGCGGGCCTCCTCGGGCTGATCGCGTACGCCAAGTTCAAGAAGGTCAAGCCGCCGGAGAGGTCCATCGCCTCCGCCAAGCAGACGGCCGCCATCATGCAGAACGCGAAGCCGCACCCCCGTCCGGAGCAGCGTCCGGCCCTGGAGAAGGCCTCCGTTGTGGGACGCTCGTCCGTATGA
- a CDS encoding alpha/beta fold hydrolase: protein MTLPESSNGNGGPVRLDGPWTHRDVAANGARFHIAEMGDGPLVLLLHGFPQFWWTWRHQLPALAEAGFRAVAMDLRGVGGSDRTPRGYDPANLALDITGVVRSLGEPDAALVGHDLGGYLAWTAAVMRPKLVRRLVVSSMPHPRRWRSAMLSDFAQSRAGSHVWGFQRPWLPERQLVADEGALVGELIRDWSGPKPVDEKAVEVYRRAMCVPSTAHCSIEPYRWMVRSLARPDGIQFNRRMKRPVRVPTLHLHGSLDPVMRTRSAAGSGEYVEAPYRWRLFDGLGHFPHEEDPVAFTTELVNWLKDPEPDR, encoded by the coding sequence ATGACCCTCCCCGAGAGCAGCAACGGCAACGGCGGGCCCGTACGGCTCGACGGGCCGTGGACGCACCGTGACGTGGCCGCCAACGGCGCCCGCTTCCACATCGCCGAGATGGGCGACGGCCCGCTGGTGCTGCTCCTGCACGGCTTCCCGCAGTTCTGGTGGACCTGGCGCCACCAGCTGCCGGCCCTCGCCGAGGCGGGGTTCCGGGCGGTCGCGATGGACCTGCGCGGGGTCGGCGGCAGCGACCGCACGCCGCGGGGTTACGACCCCGCCAACCTGGCGCTCGACATCACCGGCGTCGTCCGCTCCCTGGGCGAGCCGGACGCGGCGCTCGTCGGGCACGACCTGGGCGGCTACCTCGCCTGGACGGCGGCCGTCATGCGGCCGAAGCTGGTGCGCCGGCTCGTGGTCTCCTCGATGCCGCACCCGCGCCGCTGGCGCTCGGCGATGCTCTCCGACTTCGCCCAGTCGCGGGCCGGCTCGCACGTGTGGGGCTTCCAGCGGCCGTGGCTGCCGGAGCGTCAGCTCGTCGCGGACGAGGGGGCGCTCGTGGGCGAGCTGATCCGGGACTGGTCGGGGCCGAAGCCGGTCGACGAGAAGGCCGTCGAGGTGTACCGGCGGGCGATGTGCGTCCCGTCGACGGCGCACTGCTCGATCGAGCCGTACCGGTGGATGGTGCGGTCCCTCGCCCGTCCGGACGGCATCCAGTTCAACCGGCGCATGAAGCGGCCGGTGCGGGTGCCGACGCTCCATCTGCACGGGTCCCTCGACCCGGTGATGCGGACCCGCAGCGCGGCGGGGTCCGGCGAGTACGTGGAGGCGCCGTACCGCTGGCGGCTCTTCGACGGCCTCGGGCACTTCCCGCACGAGGAGGACCCGGTGGCCTTCACCACGGAGCTCGTCAACTGGCTGAAGGACCCCGAGCCCGACCGCTGA
- the nhaA gene encoding Na+/H+ antiporter NhaA, whose amino-acid sequence MSVPTDRKFLGRLSLPERRYLANALRTETVGGVLLLLAAVAALIWANTLGDSYESVRNFHIGPAALGLDLSIQHWAADGLLAIFFFVAGIELKRELVAGELRDPKAAALPVVAALCGMAAPALVYTLVNAVGDGSTAGWAVPTATDIAFALAVLAVIGTSLPSALRAFLLTLAVVDDLFAILIIAIFFTSDLNFAALGGAVAGLAVFWLLLRKGVRGWYVYVPLALVIWGLMYNSGVHATIAGVAMGLMLRCTTHEGEEHSPGEHIEHLVRPLSAGLAVPLFALFSAGVSVSGGAIHDVFTQPVTLGVVLGLVVGKAIGIFGGTWLAARFTRAELNPDLAWPDVFAVATLAGIGFTVSLLIGELAFAGDAVLTDEVKAAVLIGSLIAAVLASVLLKLRVRKYQALVSAEERDEDEDGIPDIYEEDNPEYHLRMAEIYERKAAEHRERAQLAGASRDGADRPA is encoded by the coding sequence GTGTCCGTGCCCACCGACCGCAAGTTCCTCGGTCGACTCTCGCTGCCCGAGCGGCGGTACCTCGCCAACGCGCTGCGCACCGAGACCGTCGGCGGCGTCCTGCTGCTCCTCGCCGCCGTCGCCGCCCTCATCTGGGCGAACACCCTCGGCGACAGCTACGAGTCGGTACGGAACTTCCACATAGGCCCCGCCGCCCTCGGCCTCGACCTGTCGATCCAGCACTGGGCCGCCGACGGCCTCCTCGCGATCTTCTTCTTCGTCGCCGGCATCGAGCTCAAGCGCGAGCTCGTCGCGGGCGAGCTGCGCGACCCGAAGGCCGCCGCGCTCCCCGTCGTCGCCGCGCTCTGCGGCATGGCGGCCCCCGCCCTCGTCTACACCCTGGTCAACGCCGTCGGCGACGGCTCCACGGCCGGCTGGGCCGTGCCCACCGCCACCGACATCGCCTTCGCGCTCGCCGTCCTCGCCGTCATCGGAACCTCGCTGCCGTCCGCGCTGCGCGCCTTCCTGCTCACCCTCGCCGTCGTCGACGACCTGTTCGCGATCCTGATCATCGCGATCTTCTTCACCAGCGACCTGAACTTCGCCGCGCTGGGCGGCGCCGTCGCCGGGCTCGCCGTCTTCTGGCTGCTGCTCCGCAAGGGCGTCCGCGGCTGGTACGTGTACGTGCCGCTGGCCCTGGTCATCTGGGGCCTGATGTACAACAGCGGCGTCCACGCCACCATCGCCGGCGTCGCCATGGGCCTGATGCTCCGCTGCACCACCCACGAGGGCGAGGAGCACTCCCCCGGCGAGCACATCGAGCACCTGGTCCGGCCGCTCTCCGCCGGGCTCGCCGTGCCCCTCTTCGCGCTCTTCTCCGCCGGTGTGAGCGTCTCCGGCGGCGCGATCCACGACGTCTTCACCCAGCCGGTCACCCTCGGCGTGGTCCTCGGTCTCGTCGTCGGCAAGGCGATCGGCATCTTCGGCGGCACCTGGCTCGCCGCCCGCTTCACCCGGGCGGAGCTCAACCCGGACCTGGCCTGGCCGGACGTGTTCGCCGTCGCCACCCTCGCCGGGATCGGCTTCACCGTCTCGCTCCTCATCGGCGAACTCGCCTTCGCCGGGGACGCCGTCCTCACCGACGAGGTGAAGGCCGCCGTCCTGATCGGCTCGCTCATCGCGGCCGTCCTCGCCTCCGTCCTGCTGAAGCTGCGGGTCCGGAAGTACCAGGCCCTCGTCTCCGCCGAGGAGCGCGACGAGGACGAGGACGGCATCCCCGACATCTACGAGGAGGACAACCCGGAGTACCACCTGCGGATGGCCGAGATCTACGAACGGAAGGCCGCGGAGCACCGGGAGCGCGCCCAACTGGCGGGGGCATCGCGCGACGGGGCCGACCGTCCGGCATGA